The Vitis riparia cultivar Riparia Gloire de Montpellier isolate 1030 chromosome 10, EGFV_Vit.rip_1.0, whole genome shotgun sequence genome includes a region encoding these proteins:
- the LOC117923292 gene encoding protein LIGHT-DEPENDENT SHORT HYPOCOTYLS 10-like — translation MSNDRKRDSAEGSSRSTGEPQQQPQPLSRYESQKRRDWNTFGQYLKNQRPPVSLAQCSCNHVLEFLRYLDQFGKTKVHLHGCVFFGQPDPPAPCTCPLRQAWGSLDALIGRLRAAYEEHGGSPETNPFGNGAIRVYLREVRDCQSKARGIPYKKKKKKKNQIKPNNEAKSSKQSS, via the coding sequence ATGTCGAATGACAGAAAGAGAGATTCTGCGGAAGGGTCGTCGCGATCCACCGGTGAACCGCAGCAGCAGCCGCAGCCCTTGAGCCGATACGAGTCGCAGAAACGTAGAGACTGGAACACTTTTGGGCAGTACTTGAAGAATCAGAGACCCCCAGTTTCACTGGCGCAGTGCAGCTGCAACCATGTACTTGAATTCCTTAGGTATCTGGATCAGTTCGGAAAGACGAAGGTTCATTTGCACGGCTGCGTCTTCTTTGGACAGCCAGACCCCCCAGCTCCATGCACCTGCCCTCTCAGGCAAGCTTGGGGAAGCCTTGACGCCCTCATCGGACGTCTCAGAGCTGCGTACGAAGAGCACGGCGGCTCTCCGGAGACCAACCCTTTTGGCAATGGAGCTATTCGTGTTTACCTGCGTGAAGTGAGGGACTGCCAGTCCAAGGCTAGGGGAATTCcatacaagaagaaaaagaagaagaagaatcaaaTCAAGCCAAACAACGAGGCCAAATCTTCCAAGCAGTCCTCTTAA